A genomic stretch from Candidatus Dormiibacterota bacterium includes:
- a CDS encoding ABC transporter ATP-binding protein translates to MIETEEPEVLKAEVPDQAIVTARRVRKVYRSGTEVEALRGVDFEVGRGEMVAVVGPSGSGKTTLLNCLSGLERIDGGQILVDGSDLEKLSDNARTGYRARHMGFVFQAFNLLPVLTAVENVEIPLLLLGQRPRPAREQAMAMLETLGLADRAKHRPDMLSGGEQQRVAVARALVHQPAIVWADEPTGNLDTEGTEVVVELLVRLNKEGQTMVLVTHNPAVAARAQRTVRMRDGRVEVPPQPARSTAPTS, encoded by the coding sequence ATGATCGAAACGGAAGAGCCTGAGGTTTTGAAGGCCGAGGTCCCCGACCAGGCAATCGTGACGGCGCGCCGGGTCCGCAAGGTCTACCGGAGCGGGACCGAGGTCGAGGCGCTTCGCGGCGTGGACTTCGAGGTGGGCCGCGGCGAGATGGTCGCCGTGGTGGGGCCGTCGGGGTCGGGCAAGACGACCCTCCTGAACTGCCTCTCGGGGCTGGAGCGGATCGATGGTGGCCAGATCCTGGTCGACGGCTCTGATCTGGAAAAGCTGTCCGACAACGCCCGCACGGGGTATCGCGCGCGCCACATGGGCTTCGTCTTCCAGGCGTTCAACCTGCTGCCGGTGCTGACCGCGGTCGAGAACGTAGAGATTCCGCTCCTCCTGCTCGGGCAGCGGCCGCGGCCGGCGCGCGAGCAGGCGATGGCGATGCTGGAAACGCTCGGCCTCGCTGACCGCGCCAAGCACCGCCCCGACATGCTATCGGGTGGTGAGCAACAGCGAGTCGCGGTCGCCCGGGCGCTGGTGCATCAGCCGGCCATCGTCTGGGCCGACGAGCCCACCGGCAACCTCGATACCGAGGGGACGGAGGTCGTCGTCGAGCTGTTGGTCCGGCTCAACAAAGAAGGCCAGACCATGGTGCTGGTCACGCACAATCCGGCCGTTGCGGCCAGGGCGCAGCGGACGGTGCGGATGCGGGACGGCCGCGTCGAGGTGCCGCCGCAGCCAGCACGGTCGACGGCTCCGACCAGCTGA
- a CDS encoding ABC transporter permease produces the protein MKGPLLLFGGLFVVAYGILILIAFRRPLFARIAIREATRRPWQSALVVAGLMIGSGAILVSEVMQNSADDSLTAGAFQSWGRVDLTVSAPDNGYFDPTIAQTLANDPQVRQSAAGVQAGVELVGSVANIDRGSSDAFVRVIGFDPATQPAFGSFRLVDGAETSGENLQAAEVFIGQSLATATGARVGDHLRVSIGQRTGEAMTGAVVVAGVLAPVGPGSYGLRPAVFAPLETVAGVIGTHQVNIIRIAAPGSGQPELDAGHRLVPTVAAALTRLPGASQLQVREAKAEDITAARQKQDPGNATGGFTGVLSIIVLLAGLVLVVNLMATLVEERRPRLAVLRALGLSRLGLIVALCTEGALYSLVAAVLGIVPGLLVSWVLVAATVRGTGGVGAGAGIAVGRDLLVQLSVRPSALALAITAGAAVTLAAVILAAVLRSDMTIAAAIRDLPDPKNVNRSSLPSRLRTFGVALVALIALFNPLPEFPGAPLRLLGGTGLITFAALAMRGRVPDRARLTAAGLALAAWALTSLTISYSTSTSQSGGFELFVAIPVTALGLSLAVVSNVRLLESAASVAGGASGRLRATLRLALAYLVRGPVRASLTVGTMAMLLSVIVIYNILIADFTNQTRQSDARAPYDISIFMPAQRSMVLPAALQGQVATSLSVPTRSYLGPVQVSSPVGTPALWHQERMSLYEVTPELVSSPPMGRDMTNRVPQFPNDAAAWRSVQNDPGWVFWTRFNTDVRLTFVGPQGLVTRYVAGDFGDPILDGIIGSPQALAPFGNLPLGTTVLIKAKPGVDPHVLAVQLRQALLPSGAEVTAIADLLRQRAVSFELFASVPILFMRMGMVIGILSLAILAFRAVVQRRRAIGVLRALGYRRGEVVAGIMTEATLTTTVGVAVGIVTGLAAGYVYLNGTSSTGPFSLDLASLAGTLALIYAAVLLATFGAALAAARTPPAQALRLQE, from the coding sequence ATGAAAGGGCCCCTCCTCCTTTTCGGGGGGCTGTTCGTTGTCGCCTACGGGATCCTCATCCTGATCGCGTTCCGCCGTCCGCTGTTTGCCCGGATTGCGATTCGTGAAGCCACTCGCCGGCCGTGGCAGTCGGCGCTAGTCGTGGCCGGACTGATGATCGGGTCGGGAGCCATCCTCGTCTCCGAGGTGATGCAGAATTCGGCCGACGACTCATTAACCGCCGGAGCGTTTCAGTCATGGGGCCGGGTCGACCTGACGGTGAGCGCGCCCGACAACGGCTACTTCGACCCGACGATCGCGCAAACGCTGGCGAACGATCCGCAGGTGCGCCAATCGGCGGCTGGCGTCCAGGCCGGCGTTGAGCTGGTTGGCTCCGTTGCCAACATAGACCGTGGGTCGAGCGACGCGTTCGTCCGCGTGATCGGCTTCGATCCCGCGACCCAGCCGGCCTTCGGCAGCTTTCGTCTCGTTGATGGGGCAGAGACCTCCGGCGAAAACCTGCAGGCGGCAGAGGTCTTCATCGGCCAATCGCTCGCCACGGCGACCGGCGCCAGGGTTGGCGACCACCTTCGCGTCTCGATCGGACAGCGTACTGGCGAGGCAATGACCGGCGCCGTCGTGGTGGCGGGCGTTCTCGCACCCGTCGGACCAGGTTCATATGGTCTACGTCCGGCGGTCTTCGCGCCGCTCGAGACGGTGGCAGGCGTCATCGGCACGCACCAGGTCAACATCATTCGCATCGCAGCGCCCGGCTCTGGCCAGCCGGAGCTGGATGCCGGCCACAGGCTCGTCCCGACCGTGGCCGCTGCGCTGACGCGGCTACCCGGGGCATCGCAGCTCCAGGTACGAGAAGCGAAGGCCGAGGACATCACCGCAGCGCGGCAGAAGCAGGATCCTGGCAATGCCACGGGCGGTTTCACGGGGGTGTTGAGCATCATCGTGCTACTCGCCGGCCTCGTTCTCGTGGTGAACCTGATGGCCACGCTCGTCGAGGAGCGCCGCCCGCGGCTCGCTGTCCTCCGCGCGCTTGGCCTTTCCCGGCTCGGCTTGATTGTGGCTCTCTGCACGGAGGGTGCGCTGTACAGCCTCGTTGCTGCCGTGCTCGGGATCGTGCCCGGGCTGCTGGTCAGCTGGGTGTTGGTCGCCGCGACGGTGCGGGGAACCGGTGGTGTGGGCGCCGGGGCTGGTATCGCCGTCGGCCGCGACCTGCTCGTTCAGTTGTCGGTCAGACCGAGCGCGCTGGCGCTGGCGATCACAGCCGGCGCCGCGGTCACACTGGCGGCCGTGATTCTCGCCGCCGTCCTTCGGTCCGACATGACGATCGCGGCTGCCATCCGCGATCTGCCGGACCCAAAGAATGTCAACCGCAGTTCGCTGCCGTCGCGCCTGCGTACCTTCGGTGTCGCGCTTGTCGCGCTGATCGCATTGTTCAATCCATTGCCTGAGTTCCCTGGCGCGCCTCTGCGCCTCCTCGGTGGCACCGGGCTCATCACGTTTGCGGCGCTCGCCATGCGCGGCCGTGTCCCGGACCGAGCTCGTCTGACCGCGGCGGGGCTGGCCCTGGCCGCCTGGGCCCTGACCAGCCTGACCATTTCCTACTCGACCTCGACGTCGCAATCGGGAGGCTTCGAGCTGTTCGTTGCCATTCCCGTGACCGCCCTCGGCTTGTCGCTTGCCGTCGTCAGCAACGTGCGCCTCCTCGAGAGCGCCGCCTCCGTGGCCGGAGGCGCATCAGGGCGGCTTCGCGCGACGCTGCGACTGGCGCTCGCCTATCTGGTTCGCGGGCCGGTGCGGGCGAGCCTCACGGTCGGCACGATGGCCATGCTCCTGTCGGTCATCGTGATCTACAACATCTTGATCGCCGATTTCACGAATCAGACGCGGCAGTCCGATGCGCGCGCCCCGTATGACATCAGCATCTTCATGCCGGCCCAGCGCTCGATGGTTTTGCCAGCGGCGCTCCAAGGTCAGGTGGCGACCTCGCTGTCCGTCCCGACCCGTTCGTATCTGGGTCCGGTGCAGGTGAGCTCGCCGGTGGGGACCCCAGCCCTCTGGCACCAGGAGCGCATGTCCTTGTACGAAGTGACGCCGGAGCTGGTCAGCAGTCCGCCGATGGGGAGGGACATGACCAACCGTGTGCCGCAATTTCCAAACGATGCGGCGGCATGGCGCAGCGTGCAAAACGATCCGGGCTGGGTCTTCTGGACACGCTTCAATACTGATGTCCGGCTCACCTTCGTCGGTCCGCAAGGATTGGTGACCAGGTATGTTGCGGGCGACTTCGGCGACCCGATCCTCGACGGGATCATCGGCTCGCCCCAGGCACTCGCGCCGTTCGGGAATCTTCCGCTTGGCACCACCGTCCTGATCAAGGCGAAACCGGGTGTGGATCCGCACGTCCTGGCCGTTCAGCTGCGTCAGGCGCTCCTGCCGTCGGGTGCCGAGGTGACCGCCATCGCCGACCTGCTGCGGCAGCGGGCTGTCTCCTTTGAACTCTTCGCGTCGGTCCCGATCCTCTTCATGCGGATGGGCATGGTGATCGGCATTCTTTCCCTGGCGATCCTCGCCTTCCGCGCGGTGGTGCAGCGACGGCGTGCCATCGGCGTCCTGCGGGCGCTTGGGTATCGCCGTGGCGAGGTGGTCGCGGGGATCATGACAGAGGCGACCCTGACGACGACCGTCGGGGTTGCGGTTGGGATCGTCACGGGCCTCGCCGCCGGTTACGTCTATCTGAACGGCACCAGCTCGACCGGGCCCTTCAGCCTCGACCTCGCGAGCCTGGCCGGCACGCTGGCGTTGATCTACGCGGCCGTGCTCCTGGCCACGTTCGGTGCGGCGCTGGCGGCGGCGCGAACGCCGCCGGCACAGGCGCTGCGGCTGCAGGAGTAG